GCAAGCATGTCGTCCTTGTCGCCGGGGACGATCGGCCTGACCTCGATCGTCCCGCCGTCGCCGAGGCTCACCCTCGCCGTGCGAGCACGGATGAACTCCGAGTCGACGTCCATGACGGCAGGGTACGCCGTCGCCGCCGGTCACCCGCCGGAGGCGGTCGAGAGGTGCGACGGCGGGATGGGGAATCCCTCGTCGGAGTTGAGGATGGCGGCGAGTCGGGCGCCGTCCTCGCCCGCGCCGTGCTCGTTCGGGAGCACCATGTACCCGCCGTCCGCCCGTGCCGCGACGAGGTAGGCCTGCTCGTCCGCTTCGAGCGCGAACCGCTCCGGGGTGGTGAAGATGCGCGGCTTGACATGGGCCGGATCGCCGTCTTCCGGACAGAACGTCATGCAGTTGCCGCACTCGTTGCACGCCTCGACGAGGACGAAGTACTGCTGCCTGCCGTCGATCCCCATGCCATCGGGGGTGGGCAAGCGGAAGAAGGCATCGTTGGGACACACCGTGACGCAGAAGTTGCAGGCGACGCACCCCCACATCTCGAGCGTGTGGTCGACCCGGCGCGGCAGCTTGGCGGTCCCTTCCCGCGTGTAGTCCCCGTTCAGCAACGGATCGTGGAGCGCGGCGACGTATGCGGCGAGGGCGCCGCCGTGTCCGGCGGCGCGCCCCGCCCCCGTCGAATGCGTCCGCCACTCGCTCAGCGACGCGCAGCCGGCGCCCTCCATCTCGGCCTCGAGCGCCTTGAGCATGGGTTTGAGCCTTCCGTAGCCCCCGGGCTTCAGCAGGTCGGAGCACACCGTGATGGGTTCGAGGCCGAGCCCGGCAGCTTGTGCGAAGTTCTCCCTCGTGATCCCTGCCGAGAAGCTGACCTGGATGCTGCCCTCTTGGCCGTCGACCCTGAGCCGACCCGGCAGGGCCCGGTCGAGCTCACCGAGCAATGTCGTCGTCACCACGTGGAGTGGAGCGCCCGACAGGTACATCGTCTCGTCCGGCATGAACGACCTGTGGTTCTCCACGACGAGCGTGTTCGTGAGCTTGATCCCGAAGTGCCTGCCGTTGGCGGCCGCGAACTCGTCGAGCTCGTCGATCAGCTCGATGCCCCGACCGAGCTGCAGATCGTTGTCGAAGTCGGCCTGGCGCAGCCGCACGTCGTGGTACCCGAGCTCGTCGTTGACGATGCGGCGCACCGGGTCGAAGCCGAGGAGGGTCGGGTTCAGCTTGACGATGAC
This genomic interval from Acidimicrobiia bacterium contains the following:
- a CDS encoding 4Fe-4S dicluster domain-containing protein, with product MTRQIPPLTPFPLDVLLSRVAHEWESRRRIFDLPIARLYDASDGPDLTMSFMGRPAATPIGPAAGPHSQLAQNVVLAWLGGARLIELKTVQVLDELEIGRPCIDMETVGYNIEWSQELKIDESIEEYVKAWMMLDILAGWDELTPHIGDDPGSHVFDISVGYDLAGISSPTVAHYLESMLDASGVIDRLRSQIPAPFESWRDHPYRSRVSDTVTLSTFHGCPPDEIEGITKHLMTRHGFDVIVKLNPTLLGFDPVRRIVNDELGYHDVRLRQADFDNDLQLGRGIELIDELDEFAAANGRHFGIKLTNTLVVENHRSFMPDETMYLSGAPLHVVTTTLLGELDRALPGRLRVDGQEGSIQVSFSAGITRENFAQAAGLGLEPITVCSDLLKPGGYGRLKPMLKALEAEMEGAGCASLSEWRTHSTGAGRAAGHGGALAAYVAALHDPLLNGDYTREGTAKLPRRVDHTLEMWGCVACNFCVTVCPNDAFFRLPTPDGMGIDGRQQYFVLVEACNECGNCMTFCPEDGDPAHVKPRIFTTPERFALEADEQAYLVAARADGGYMVLPNEHGAGEDGARLAAILNSDEGFPIPPSHLSTASGG